In a genomic window of Brettanomyces nanus chromosome 1, complete sequence:
- the FCF1 gene encoding rRNA-processing protein fcf1 (BUSCO:EOG09343QWQ) has product MGKAKKTRKYRVKKMLNKNDPRLQQNKKKMVQKQDGELVREIPQVSSALFFEYNEAIKPPYQILLDTNFFNFSIQKKIDIVRGMMDCLYAKCIPMVTDCVIAELEKLGPKYRIALTLAKDPRIQRLTCTHKGTYADDCLVHRVMEHKCYIVATNDAGLKRRIRKVPGIPIMSVGGHSYEIERLPDVF; this is encoded by the coding sequence ATGGGAAAGGCCAAgaaaacaagaaaatatagagtgaagaagatgttgaacaAGAATGATCCGAGATTACAacagaataagaagaaaatggtgCAAAAACAGGACGGTGAACTAGTTAGAGAAATACCACAAGTGTCATCAGCACTATTCTTTGAATATAATGAAGCAATCAAGCCACCGTATCAGATTCTACTAGATacaaactttttcaatttcagtattcaaaagaaaattgatatAGTGAGAGGAATGATGGACTGTCTTTATGCTAAATGCATACCTATGGTGACAGATTGCGTTATAGCCGAGTTGGAAAAGCTTGGACCTAAATATAGAATCGCACTTACGTTAGCTAAGGATCCGAGAATCCAAAGGCTCACTTGCACACATAAGGGGACTTATGCAGATGACTGCCTAGTTCATAGAGTGATGGAGCATAAATGTTATATAGTTGCCACCAACGATGCAGGATTGAAACGACGGATTAGGAAGGTTCCTGGAATACCGATAATGAGCGTGGGAGGCCATTCTTATGAAATAGAGAGACTACCGGATGTTTTCTAA
- a CDS encoding uncharacterized protein (BUSCO:EOG093411N6): protein MLRIVASGCVNPSTKVVSFNLNVFGIDCRFGNDVTTMPLNIKPADQSRFTYKNLRDLNDNNKAYKSPLAVICHVDVNAFFAQYEQNRLNLSHDDPVVCLQWNSIIAVSYAARKYGINRMDTLESAKRKCPHLVVAHTAVFKRGDPTWKYVNYRPSPVNHKVSLDPYRRESRKMMRIFQSFCDLVEKASVDESFMDFGRLVFKRLMLLFPELVKGMERTSDRLPQVPLEGFSDLDWQGIVILCDEDEEEKEGPVISDWDDVVDLIGSNLAYELRQMLIKELNYTTSAGVGRVKTLAKLASGYNKPDLQTIVRSRAIPDFLKRFSIKDFWSLGGKIGDLVLSRLSSGTVEEDEDQIGYIRDHYSLKDLISRFDHDRELAQRVYDIVRGQLYAALSSRIDIKSMASNKNFRGPSVNCSKDLLPWLDVFVGDLVLRLQDLDEETDTVRRPTKFALGMTCGRVTKLKQCTMTPIKDYAEFTKRLKQLSVKLLGELESTRKGNADFSSVYPCIQASLTISGFISLEGFANIDELMKKQSTEGRSEGSKPVFHPRKRRNLGIATLLTQGKVKSAEGAADDYICSECRKRILKSNMDEHKDYHVALKLDQDLNSQNQKHQEYHGQSQLPF, encoded by the exons ATGTTGCGCATCGTGGCATCTGGATGCGTGAATCCGAGTACTAAAG TGGTTagtttcaacttgaa TGTGTTTGGCATAGATTGTCGATTCG GTAATGATGTGACCACCATGCCGTTGAATATCAAACCAGCAGACCAATCCAGATTCACGTACAAGAATTTGAGAGATTTGAATGATAATAATAAAGCATATAAGAGCCCACTAGCAGTGATATGTCACGTGGACGTAAATGCTTTCTTTGCACAGTACGAGCAGAATCGGCTTAACTTGAGCCACGACGATCCCGTTGTATGCCTCCAGTGGAACTCGATTATTGCAGTTTCTTATGCTGCTCGGAAATACGGAATCAATCGAATGGACACTCTTGAGTCTGCGAAACGGAAGTGTCCTCATTTAGTAGTTGCTCATACGGCTGTGTTCAAGCGTGGAGATCCTACTTGGAAGTATGTGAACTATCGGCCTTCACCTGTAAATCACAAGGTATCTTTGGATCCATACCGAAGAGAAAGTCGtaagatgatgaggatattTCAGTCTTTTTGTGATTTGGTGGAAAAGGCTTCAGTGGACGAGAGTTTTATGGATTTTGGCCGGTTGGTGTTTAAAAGGTTGATGCTACTGTTCCCGGAGCTTGTTAAGGGAATGGAACGGACTTCGGATCGGCTTCCTCAAGTCCCTCTTGAAGGTTTTTCCGACCTTGATTGGCAAGGTATAGTTATTTTatgtgatgaagatgaagaagagaaagaaggtcCTGTTATTAGTGATTGGGACGATGTGGTAGACTTGATTGGATCGAATCTCGCATACGAATTACGTCAGATGCTAATTAAGGAGCTCAACTATACTACTAGTGCTGGAGTGGGAAGAGTGAAAACGTTGGCAAAACTTGCCAGTGGATACAATAAACCTGATCTCCAGACAATTGTACGTAGTCGAGCAATTCCAGATTTTCTAAAGCGGTTTTCTATCAAGGACTTCTGGTCTCTGGGCGGGAAAATCGGTGATTTGGTGCTTTCAAGGCTTTCTTCAGGCACTGTCGAGGAGGACGAAGATCAAATAGGATACATCAGAGATCATTACAGTCTAAAAGACCTAATTTCAAGGTTTGACCATGATCGAGAGTTAGCACAAAGAGTGTATGACATAGTTCGAGGTCAGCTTTATGCTGCTCTTTCATCTCGTATCGACATCAAGTCGATGGCATCGAACAAGAATTTCCGAGGTCCCTCTGTGAACTGTAGTAAGGATCTTTTGCCTTGGCTAGATGTGTTTGTAGGTGACTTGGTTCTCAGATTACaggatttggatgaagagactgATACAGTTCGTCGTCCTACTAAATTTGCTTTAGGAATGACCTGTGGCCGTGTTACCAAACTCAAGCAGTGTACGATGACGCCGATAAAGGATTATGCAGAGTTTACAAAGCGTTTGAAGCAGTTGAGTGTAAAGCTTTTGGGAGAACTAGAGTCGACACGGAAGGGAAATGCTGATTTCTCGTCAGTGTATCCATGTATTCAAGCCTCCTTGACTATTAGTGGATTCATCTCATTGGAGGGGTTTGCGAATATAGAtgagttgatgaagaaacaaagtaCCGAAGGTAGATCCGAAGGAAGCAAGCCCGTCTTTCATCCAAGAAAGCGCAGAAACCTTGGCATAGCGACTCTGTTAACCCAAGGTAAAGTGAAATCTGCCGAAGGTGCCGCTGATGACTATATCTGCTCTGAGTGcaggaaaagaatcctCAAAAGCAACATGGATGAACATAAGGATTATCATGTGGCTTTAAAACTCGATCAGGACCTGAATAGCCAAAATCAGAAACACCAAGAGTATCATGGACAGTCACAACTACCATTCTAG
- the TUF1 gene encoding translation elongation factor Tu (BUSCO:EOG0934299R), producing MYRRVFASTLRAVRNSAVKGAFSVPATVRFVSFTRTKPHVNIGTIGHVDHGKTTLTAAITKILAEEGGAKFLEYSAIDKAPEEKARGITISTAHVEYETANRHYSHVDCPGHQDYIKNMITGAAQMDGGIIVVAATDGSMPQTREHLLLARQVGVQRLVVYVNKVDAVDDPEMLELVEMEMRELLTEYGFDGDNTPVIFGSALMALQGKKPEIGKESILKLLKAVDTWIPTPQRDLEKPFLMPIDEVFSISGRGTVVSGTVERGVLKAGEEIEIIGGKDKPLTTTVTSIEMYHKTLADAEGGDTPGILLRGVKKDDVARGMVLAKPGSVKPYKKCLATIYVLTKEEGGRHTPFGENYKPQMYLRTSNVNATLSFPDTEADHSKQVMPGDNVEMILKLLYPIVMETGQRFNLRESGKTIGTGMVTRVYE from the coding sequence ATGTACAGACGTGTGTTTGCAAGTACATTGAGAGCAGTCAGAAATAGTGCGGTTAAAGGCGCATTTTCTGTTCCTGCTACAGTCAGATTTGTCTCCTTTACTAGAACCAAGCCTCATGTTAACATCGGTACCATTGGTCACGTTGATCACGGTAAGACGACGTTGACTGCTGCCATCACGAAAATATTAGCGGAAGAAGGTGGTGCCAAATTTTTAGAATACTCGGCCATTGATAAGGCTCCTGAAGAGAAGGCTAGAGGTATTACTATTTCCACTGCTCATGTTGAGTACGAGACTGCAAACAGACACTATTCCCATGTCGACTGTCCCGGCCATCAAGATTATATTAAGAACATGATCACCGGTGCTGCTCAAATGGACGGTGGAATCattgttgttgctgctaCCGATGGATCGATGCCTCAAACCAGAGAGCATTTGTTATTGGCTAGACAGGTTGGTGTACAGAGGTTGGTCGTTTACGTTAATAAGGTGGATGCCGTTGATGATCCCGAGATGCTTGAATTGGTTGAAATGGAGATGAGAGAGCTGTTGACCGAGTACGGCTTTGATGGTGATAACACTCCTGTTATCTTTGGATCTGCTTTAATGGCTTTGCAAGGTAAGAAACCGGAGATCGGTAAGGAATCCATTCTGAAGCTCTTGAAAGCCGTTGATACATGGATCCCAACTCCTCAGAGAGACTTGGAAAAGCCTTTCTTGATGCCTATTGATGAGGTTTTCTCCATTTCCGGTAGAGGTACCGTTGTTTCTGGTACCGTTGAAAGAGGTGTTTTGAAGGCCGGCGAGGAAATCGAAATTATCGGTGGTAAGGATAAGCCACTCACCACTACTGTTACTTCCATTGAAATGTATCACAAGACTTTGGCCGATGCTGAGGGTGGTGATACTCCGGGTATTTTATTAAGAGGTGTTAAGAAGGATGACGTCGCTAGGGGTATGGTTTTAGCCAAGCCTGGTAGCGTCAAGCCCTACAAAAAGTGTCTTGCTACCATCTATGTCTTGACTAAGGAGGAAGGTGGTAGACATACTCCATTTGGTGAGAATTATAAGCCTCAGATGTACCTCAGAACCTCCAATGTTAACGCTACTTTGAGCTTCCCAGATACAGAAGCTGACCACTCTAAACAGGTCATGCCCGGTGACAATGTCGAGATGATTCTCAAATTGTTGTACCCAATTGTCATGGAAACCGGCCAAAGATTCAACTTAAGAGAGTCCGGTAAGACTATTGGTACTGGTATGGTTACCAGGGTTTATGAGTAG
- a CDS encoding uncharacterized protein (EggNog:ENOG41): MDENISRLMDMGFDAEVARDALSRTNNQLEDAINVIYPLDGQETLLTAPEGAPPNYEQALVPGTTGATGATGDTGTVGTTSTGATGASLPIGPAVPTAPTTKDQNTTAIDLDDDLKSKIAQYGYQVEHKERSDTADQHSMKSISSTGSYVPMSESPPPYNIYQDVSRTRRTTEIPPVLLPNRQELLEGYMAPMLMILSQITRFRDLILKHQFFNYGYAPRWWQSEPCLANAMVTQEIQRLVAFLTGDSKRAFSSIHNLTEATRKIITEDYETVSEFILFVNKAIMDLFGGADSSLRQPLGELFDTYIDSPMLANEQHSYKSFTIEPSFFSKDIYHIMHALMWEKDFSKIELNKFQKISDILTFAFDSNGETVKGGGFILSNEFYPQIYTDKYDHIVKEKVDKLQELKEESAKVTSEMLRLRSYKGKRVSPLLESTISYLKEMSGEDTELIGSAVEELTSIQAHITEIGEKDANRLEEITQERNSVDIFDVKVDIESAVAAAVAATEAGTEAEAKVEPWILAGIIINERQFCYLSKDTDEWQCFYYELDKTRNYEFETMTFSEIQDQIKTYSGADFENGMTLFYVRKSVFYETSQVKLNAGLEEFIRKDNKQLEKDLSETAGTSETSGTSETSETSETSETSETEI, encoded by the coding sequence ATGGATGAAAACATCTCTCGATTGATGGACATGGGCTTCGATGCCGAGGTTGCACGTGATGCTCTTTCTAGAACCAACAATCAACTCGAAGATGCTATTAATGTTATCTATCCTCTGGATGGTCAAGAGACCTTGCTTACGGCTCCTGAGGGGGCTCCTCCTAACTATGAGCAGGCCTTAGTTCCGGGAACTACTGGGGCCACGGGAGCCACAGGAGACACGGGAACCGTGGGGACCACTTCCACTGGAGCCACTGGAGCATCTTTGCCTATCGGACCAGCTGTGCCTACCGCACCAACCACAAAGGACCAGAATACCACTGCCATCGACCTAGACGATGATCTCAAGTCAAAAATTGCCCAGTATGGGTACCAGGTTGAACACAAAGAGCGTAGCGATACTGCTGACCAACATAGTATGaaatcaatctcttctacAGGCAGCTACGTGCCTATGTCCGAGTCTCCTCCACCTTATAACATTTACCAGGACGTATCCAGGACTCGAAGAACTACAGAGATTCCTCCGGTATTACTTCCAAATAGACAGGAACTTTTGGAAGGTTACATGGCTCCAATGTTAATGATTCTTTCGCAGATAACTCGGTTCAGAGActtgattttgaagcaTCAGTTCTTTAATTATGGCTATGCTCCTCGCTGGTGGCAGTCGGAACCATGCTTGGCCAACGCTATGGTTACTCAGGAGATTCAAAGACTTGTGGCGTTTCTTACAGGCGACTCTAAGCGTGCATTCTCGTCTATTCACAACTTAACAGAGGCCACAAGAAAGATCATTACAGAGGATTACGAAACCGTATCTGAATTTATCCTTTTCGTCAACAAGGCGATCATGGATTTGTTTGGGGGAGCAGATTCCAGTCTTAGACAACCGCTAGGCGAACTATTTGATACCTATATCGATTCTCCTATGCTTGCAAATGAACAGCATTCCTACAAGTCCTTTACTATTgaaccttctttctttagcAAGGATATATATCATATCATGCATGCACTTATGTGGGAAAAGGATTTCTCTAAAATAGAATTGAACAAATTCCAGAAGATTAGTGATATTCTGACTTTCGCATTCGACAGTAACGGAGAGACAGTGAAGGGAGGAGGCTTTATATTATCGAACGAGTTCTATCCACAGATTTACACGGACAAATATGATCATATAGTGAAGGAAAAGGTGGATAAATTAcaagaattgaaggaggaatcAGCAAAAGTAACGTCAGAAATGCTTCGGTTGAGATCGTATAAGGGGAAGAGAGTTTCTCCTCTGTTGGAATCCACCATTAGTtacttgaaagagatgagTGGTGAAGATACAGAACTTATTGGAAGTGCGGTTGAGGAGTTAACATCCATACAGGCTCATATAACCGAGATTGGTGAGAAGGATGCTAATAGGTTGGAGGAGATTACTCAGGAGAGAAATAGCGTGGATATATTTGATGTTAAGGTGGATATTGAgtctgctgttgctgctgctgttgctgccaCCGAGGCCGGGACTGAGGCCGAAGCCAAGGTGGAGCCGTGGATATTGGCCGGAATTATCATCAACGAGCGTCAATTCTGCTATTTATCGAAGGATACTGATGAGTGGCAGTGCTTTTATTATGAGCTGGACAAAACGAGAAACTACGAATTTGAGACGATGACATTCTCAGAGATCCAGGATCAGATCAAAACGTATTCTGGAGCCGATTTTGAGAACGGCATGACACTTTTCTATGTTAGAAAGTCTGTTTTCTACGAGACATCTCAGGTCAAGCTGAATGCTGGTCTAGAGGAGTTTATTAGGAAGGATAATAAGCAGCTAGAGAAGGACCTTAGTGAGACCGCTGGGACCTCTGAGACCTCTGGGACATCTGAGACCTCTGAGACCTCTGAGACCTCTGAGACATCTGAGACTGAAATATAG